The Burkholderia ambifaria AMMD genome has a segment encoding these proteins:
- a CDS encoding amino acid permease, protein MDAKIQPDSGTDSDVSLLHKMGYAQELSRRMSGFSNFAVSFSVICILSGGITAFQLAFSAAGGASIGLGWPLGSLFALIVAVSMSQIASAFPTAGGLYHWGAILGGKKWGWMTAWLNLIGLIFVIAAINFGTYDPFFKTLIAPMFGVSSDSLTWWHQTAFIAIITLSQAMLNARGIKIASKITDLSGYLIFVVTIALVVSLLVYSPVAFDLHRLVTFTNFTGVDGGAWPKQTLPLAFLSGLLLVTYTITGFDASAHTSEETHNAAKNVPRGIIGSVFWSAVFGYVMVCTFVLVMPDLTAAMKQGAGFFEAILAPIPKTLRVCLELAMFFINYVCGLAAIMSTSRMVYAFARDGGLPASKLLRSVNHNHRTPGPAIWTCAVLAIVVTLYGDAFSVLSAGSAVFLFISYAMPIGSGMLAEGRTWTEKGPFQLGIWSKPCALLGLVGACVLAYVGIQPPNEKVLYVLVAFVVVLMVIWYGFGVRKSFAGPPVLKDTRNDARIRELEANVDASV, encoded by the coding sequence ATGGACGCGAAAATCCAGCCTGACTCAGGCACCGACAGTGACGTAAGCCTTCTCCACAAGATGGGATATGCGCAGGAGCTGTCGAGACGCATGAGCGGCTTCTCGAACTTCGCCGTGTCGTTTTCGGTGATCTGCATTCTGTCGGGCGGCATCACGGCGTTTCAGCTCGCGTTTTCCGCCGCCGGCGGCGCATCGATCGGCCTCGGCTGGCCGCTCGGCTCGCTGTTCGCGCTGATCGTCGCGGTGTCGATGTCGCAGATCGCATCGGCGTTCCCCACCGCCGGCGGCCTCTATCACTGGGGCGCCATCCTCGGCGGCAAGAAATGGGGGTGGATGACGGCGTGGCTGAACCTGATCGGCCTGATCTTCGTGATCGCCGCGATCAATTTCGGCACCTACGATCCGTTCTTCAAGACGCTGATCGCCCCGATGTTCGGCGTTAGTTCGGACAGCCTGACGTGGTGGCATCAGACCGCGTTCATCGCGATCATCACGTTGTCGCAGGCGATGCTCAACGCTCGCGGCATCAAGATCGCGAGCAAGATCACCGACCTGTCCGGCTACCTGATCTTCGTCGTGACGATCGCGCTGGTCGTGTCGCTGCTCGTCTACTCGCCGGTCGCGTTCGACCTGCATCGGCTCGTCACCTTCACCAACTTCACGGGCGTCGACGGCGGCGCATGGCCGAAGCAGACGCTGCCGCTCGCGTTCCTGTCCGGCCTGCTGCTGGTGACCTACACGATCACGGGCTTCGACGCGTCCGCGCACACGTCGGAAGAGACCCACAACGCGGCGAAGAACGTGCCGCGCGGCATCATCGGCTCGGTGTTCTGGTCCGCGGTGTTCGGCTACGTGATGGTGTGCACGTTCGTGCTGGTCATGCCGGACCTGACGGCCGCGATGAAACAGGGCGCCGGCTTCTTCGAAGCGATCCTCGCGCCGATTCCGAAGACGTTGCGCGTATGCCTCGAACTCGCGATGTTCTTCATCAACTACGTGTGCGGGCTCGCCGCGATCATGTCGACGTCGCGCATGGTGTATGCGTTTGCGCGCGACGGCGGGCTGCCGGCGTCGAAGCTGCTGCGCAGCGTGAATCACAACCATCGGACGCCCGGCCCCGCGATCTGGACGTGCGCTGTGCTCGCGATCGTCGTCACGCTGTACGGCGACGCGTTCTCGGTGTTGAGCGCGGGCAGCGCCGTGTTCCTGTTCATCTCGTATGCGATGCCGATCGGCTCCGGGATGCTCGCCGAAGGGCGCACGTGGACCGAAAAAGGCCCGTTCCAGCTCGGCATCTGGTCGAAGCCGTGCGCGTTGCTCGGGCTGGTGGGCGCCTGCGTGCTGGCTTACGTCGGCATCCAGCCGCCGAACGAGAAGGTGCTCTACGTGCTGGTTGCGTTCGTGGTCGTGCTGATGGTGATCTGGTACGGCTTCGGGGTGCGCAAATCGTTCGCGGGGCCGCCGGTGCTCAAGGACACGCGCAACGACGCGCGCATTCGCGAACTCGAGGCGAACGTCGATGCGTCGGTGTGA